AAAGACCCCTTCAGTTTCCACCATACAAGTCCGCCCCTCAATCTCCGCTTTTCCCGAAGGACGCAGCGTTGTAACAGCTATACCGGTTTTCCCTACCAAGCCCGCATAGTCATCCCCTATGCCGGAACCATCGACCGAGACCGGATCGGGCCCCCCCGCAGTACCGGTGATCCGGCTATGCAGGGTAAGCCGGTCGAATATCTTTATCTTGGGACCCATAAGGGCTATCAGGGCGATTGCCGTAATGGCGGCGAGGATCCCTGCACACACCACCAGTGCGTTACGGCCCAGAAGGCTCCACTCAAAATCATTGCGGGGGAGTATAAAATCCTGCATAGAAAGTATTAGTGATAGACCGACGATGAGGATCCCCGAAATGCCCACCACACCAAAGCCGGGGATAAGAAAAATCTCCGCCGCCAAAAGTCCGACGCCCGCCAGGAAGAGGATCAGCTCCAGGGAACCGACCCTGCCCAGAACGAAGCCGGAGCCGAAAACTCCCGCAAAGGCGAGGATCGCCACCAGACCAAATATGCCGAAACCGGGGCTGTTGATTTCCAGAAAGATCATCACCAGGCCCAGGATGATAAGTATGGCCTGGACCGGGGCGGAGGTTAAAATAGAAAGCGCCGTGTCCGCAAAGCCGGGAAGGCTTTCTGCGGTCACCGCCGCGGCGCCCAGGCTTTCCAGCAGGGCTTCCTGGGTATCCACGATTCCTGCACAGAGACCGTAGCGGTAGGCGTCTCCGCTGGTGAGGGAAAGAAGTTTTCCCGGCGCAGAAATCATAGCAACCCGCTCTACTTTTACATCATCCCGCTCAACCCGCTGCAGTTCCGTCAGGGTTAACGCTTCGGTACGGCCGTCAACCACGACTTCCCAGAGTTCCACATCGTAGTCCACCATGGCCAGGGCTATACCTACGGGGTAACCGTTCCGTTCCGCCAGGGCCGCCATCTGGGACCGTACTGCCGCCACAACCTTTTCGCCGGCGCCCTGGGTATCCCCGGACACCACGGTTACCGGCGCCACGGCTCCCACGGAGGTTCCCGCGGCCATGTAAATCTCCGTACAGGAAAAGGCGATCAGAGCCCCCG
The sequence above is a segment of the Treponema primitia ZAS-1 genome. Coding sequences within it:
- a CDS encoding NfeD family protein, which gives rise to RALKEGVNFLIFEIDTFGGRVDSALQIASFIMSIQGTEASPVRSVAWVNNNSESMGISWSAGALIAFSCTEIYMAAGTSVGAVAPVTVVSGDTQGAGEKVVAAVRSQMAALAERNGYPVGIALAMVDYDVELWEVVVDGRTEALTLTELQRVERDDVKVERVAMISAPGKLLSLTSGDAYRYGLCAGIVDTQEALLESLGAAAVTAESLPGFADTALSILTSAPVQAILIILGLVMIFLEINSPGFGIFGLVAILAFAGVFGSGFVLGRVGSLELILFLAGVGLLAAEIFLIPGFGVVGISGILIVGLSLILSMQDFILPRNDFEWSLLGRNALVVCAGILAAITAIALIALMGPKIKIFDRLTLHSRITGTAGGPDPVSVDGSGIGDDYAGLVGKTGIAVTTLRPSGKAEIEGRTCMVETEGVFIESGTGVMVVRVVGNRVVVGLCGRGNGDTHLV